A single genomic interval of Bacteroidetes Order II. bacterium harbors:
- a CDS encoding RagB/SusD family nutrient uptake outer membrane protein has translation MKNFKNWLMAGVLALGLSACDQMLDVNPVLSIDDKTALLTADDVRVTLTGAFDGLSSGVFYGGAVQYTGELLGDDREVVFGGTYTTLDEFYRKTITTSNVDVRDIWAQGYATINRANHVLASLDKVSGADKGYFEGQALFIRGVVYFELSRLFGKAWGDGDNNTNLAVPLVLTPTLAVTEADYKSRNTVAAVYAQVLEDLNKAATLLPTNVEDGVVTKDAALAMLSRVYLMQGNYAAARDAANSVISSGNYDLTSSFGAAFADNTASPEMIFSIVVSEQDGVNNMNTFYASTDNQGRGDIRVQTKHLALYEAGDERSKFFETVNNRVFTLKFADQYGDVPMVRLAEMYLTRAECNQRLGTTIGAAPKDDVNRIRKRAGLSDLTAVTLNDILRERKLELAFEGHQIHDIKRTKGSVGTTAFSANNLILPIPQREMDTNNKLVQNPGYN, from the coding sequence ATGAAGAACTTTAAAAACTGGTTGATGGCAGGCGTTCTTGCACTCGGACTTTCTGCTTGTGACCAAATGTTGGATGTAAATCCCGTTCTGAGCATTGACGACAAAACGGCCTTGCTAACGGCGGATGATGTGCGCGTGACGCTGACAGGCGCCTTTGATGGCCTAAGCAGCGGCGTATTCTATGGTGGTGCGGTTCAATATACGGGTGAATTACTGGGCGATGACCGCGAAGTCGTGTTTGGCGGGACCTACACCACGCTCGACGAATTCTACCGAAAAACGATCACCACTTCCAATGTGGATGTTCGGGACATTTGGGCGCAAGGCTATGCCACCATTAACCGTGCAAACCATGTGCTCGCCTCCTTAGACAAAGTAAGTGGGGCGGATAAAGGATATTTTGAAGGGCAGGCCCTTTTTATTCGGGGAGTTGTTTATTTTGAACTGTCTCGGTTGTTTGGTAAAGCCTGGGGAGACGGAGACAATAATACAAACCTAGCCGTGCCTTTGGTCCTAACCCCGACGCTTGCGGTCACCGAGGCGGATTATAAATCCCGGAATACCGTTGCAGCGGTATATGCACAAGTACTGGAAGACCTCAATAAAGCGGCAACACTTTTGCCCACAAACGTAGAAGATGGGGTTGTTACCAAAGATGCCGCATTAGCCATGCTGTCACGGGTCTATCTGATGCAGGGCAATTATGCTGCGGCCCGCGATGCTGCCAATAGCGTCATTAGTAGCGGGAACTACGACCTCACGTCTTCTTTTGGGGCCGCTTTTGCCGATAATACGGCAAGCCCAGAAATGATCTTTAGCATTGTTGTTTCCGAACAAGACGGGGTGAATAACATGAACACCTTTTATGCCTCCACAGACAACCAAGGCCGTGGCGACATCCGTGTTCAAACCAAGCATCTTGCCCTCTATGAAGCCGGCGACGAACGTAGTAAGTTCTTCGAGACGGTAAACAACCGTGTTTTTACCCTGAAGTTTGCCGACCAATATGGCGATGTGCCCATGGTCCGCTTGGCAGAAATGTACCTGACCCGCGCCGAGTGTAATCAACGTTTAGGGACAACAATAGGGGCTGCCCCCAAAGACGATGTTAATCGTATCCGTAAACGTGCGGGACTCTCGGATTTGACGGCGGTAACGCTGAACGACATCTTGAGGGAACGCAAGTTGGAACTGGCCTTTGAAGGGCATCAAATCCACGACATCAAACGCACCAAAGGATCGGTAGGTACTACGGCTTTCAGTGCCAATAACTTGATCTTGCCCATCCCGCAGCGTGAAATGGACACCAATAATAAATTAGTCCAAAATCCGGGATACAACTAA